From the genome of Proteus vulgaris, one region includes:
- the tsaD gene encoding tRNA (adenosine(37)-N6)-threonylcarbamoyltransferase complex transferase subunit TsaD: MRVLGIETSCDETGIAIYDDKAGLLANQLYSQIKLHADYGGVVPELASRDHIRKTVPLIQAALKEANLTAKDIDAVAYTAGPGLVGALLVGATIGRSLAFAWDVPAIPVHHMEGHLLAPMLEEKTPEFPFVALLVSGGHTQLISVTGIGEYSLLGESIDDAAGEAFDKTAKLLGLDYPGGPVLSKMAQQGTEGRFVFPRPMTDRPGLDFSFSGLKTFAANTIRQNDDSDQTRADIARAFEDAVVDTLAIKCRRALEQTGFKRLVMAGGVSANRTLRAKMEAVMKQLGGEVFYARPELCTDNGAMIALAGMIRFKGGTEGPLSVTVRPRWPLAELPALENK; the protein is encoded by the coding sequence ATGCGAGTTTTAGGTATTGAAACATCTTGTGATGAAACCGGTATTGCAATTTATGATGATAAAGCCGGTTTATTAGCGAATCAACTTTATAGTCAAATTAAACTGCACGCTGATTATGGTGGTGTGGTGCCTGAGCTTGCTTCACGGGATCATATCCGTAAAACAGTGCCTCTTATCCAAGCCGCACTAAAAGAAGCAAATTTAACGGCAAAAGATATTGATGCTGTTGCTTACACTGCAGGCCCAGGCCTTGTTGGTGCATTATTGGTGGGAGCGACTATCGGACGCTCACTCGCTTTTGCGTGGGATGTTCCTGCTATTCCAGTTCATCATATGGAAGGCCATTTATTAGCACCAATGCTTGAAGAAAAAACGCCTGAATTTCCTTTTGTTGCCCTACTGGTTTCAGGTGGTCATACACAATTAATTAGTGTGACAGGAATTGGTGAATACTCCTTATTAGGTGAATCTATTGATGATGCTGCGGGTGAAGCCTTTGATAAAACGGCTAAGTTACTGGGATTAGATTACCCGGGGGGACCTGTATTATCAAAAATGGCGCAACAAGGTACAGAAGGGCGATTTGTTTTCCCTCGCCCAATGACAGACCGGCCAGGGCTTGATTTTAGTTTTTCAGGCTTGAAAACCTTTGCAGCTAATACTATTCGTCAAAATGATGATTCAGACCAAACTCGCGCAGATATCGCTCGTGCTTTTGAGGATGCTGTTGTTGATACTTTGGCGATAAAATGTCGTAGAGCTTTAGAACAGACGGGCTTTAAACGTTTAGTGATGGCCGGTGGCGTGAGTGCAAATCGTACATTACGAGCCAAAATGGAAGCGGTTATGAAACAATTAGGTGGTGAGGTTTTCTATGCTCGCCCCGAATTATGTACCGATAATGGCGCGATGATCGCATTAGCAGGTATGATCCGTTTTAAAGGTGGTACAGAAGGCCCATTAAGTGTGACTGTAAGACCACGCTGGCCATTGGCAGAATTGCCTGCACTGGAAAATAAATAA
- the dnaG gene encoding DNA primase, producing the protein MAGRIPRSFINDLLARTDIIDLIDARVPLKKQGKNHSACCPFHNEKTPSFTVNSDKQFYHCFGCGAHGNAIDFLMNYDRLDFVETIEELAAMHGLEVPYESGTGSSPIERHIRQNLYQVMEKLNQYYSSALNKSDAQEARNYLAHRGLSEDIISRFSIGFVPTGWDNILKRFGQNADNKALLLEAGMVITNDNGRTYDRFRQRVMFPIRDRRGRVIAFGGRVLGDDLPKYLNSPETEIFHKGRQLYGLYEAQQSNNNVTKLLVVEGYMDVVALAQFGIDYAVASLGTSTTAEHIQLLFRTTDNIICCYDGDRAGRDAAWRALETALPFLNDGRSLRFMFLPEGDDPDSLVRREGKEAFEKRMEQSHSLSEFLFDSLVPQVDLSTQEGNGKLYSLARPLIDKIPSETLRLYLLRELGSLTGNPDIEQMDRLFGRTAASHELSYQPTILRPTPMRILIALLIQNPEFSKLVPPLEGLNTEKIAGLSLFSELVSVCQAQPGLNTGQIIELYRENKFGKQLEKLAMWNDIDIDEIAEKTFTDTLDHLFLTAMDERLNALIAKERTEGLTQDEREEVQLIIQARVKK; encoded by the coding sequence ATGGCTGGACGAATTCCACGTTCATTTATTAATGATTTACTAGCTCGAACCGATATCATCGATCTTATCGACGCTCGTGTGCCGTTAAAAAAACAAGGCAAAAATCATTCAGCGTGTTGTCCGTTTCATAACGAAAAAACGCCCTCATTCACAGTAAATAGCGACAAACAGTTTTATCACTGTTTTGGTTGCGGCGCGCATGGCAATGCTATTGATTTTTTAATGAACTACGACAGACTCGATTTTGTCGAAACCATTGAAGAGTTAGCAGCAATGCATGGGTTAGAAGTTCCTTATGAATCAGGAACTGGCAGTAGCCCAATTGAACGACATATAAGACAAAATCTCTATCAAGTGATGGAGAAGTTGAACCAATATTATAGTAGTGCTCTCAATAAGTCAGATGCTCAGGAAGCCAGAAATTACCTTGCGCATCGTGGTCTTAGTGAAGATATTATTAGTCGTTTTTCTATTGGGTTTGTTCCTACTGGTTGGGATAATATCCTAAAGCGGTTTGGTCAAAATGCCGATAATAAAGCCCTACTTCTTGAAGCAGGCATGGTAATAACAAACGATAATGGCCGTACTTATGATCGTTTTCGTCAACGCGTCATGTTTCCTATCCGAGATAGACGTGGCCGTGTTATTGCCTTTGGTGGACGTGTTTTAGGTGATGATTTACCTAAATATTTGAACTCACCAGAAACAGAGATATTCCATAAAGGACGTCAACTTTACGGTCTTTATGAAGCACAACAATCTAATAATAACGTTACAAAGCTATTAGTTGTTGAAGGTTATATGGATGTTGTGGCATTAGCGCAGTTTGGTATTGATTATGCCGTTGCCTCATTAGGAACCTCCACGACAGCAGAACATATTCAGTTGCTCTTTAGAACAACGGATAACATTATTTGCTGCTATGATGGAGATAGAGCAGGACGAGATGCCGCTTGGCGAGCACTAGAAACTGCACTTCCTTTTTTAAATGATGGCCGTTCTTTACGTTTTATGTTTTTACCTGAAGGCGATGACCCTGATTCATTGGTACGTCGTGAAGGTAAAGAAGCCTTTGAAAAACGTATGGAACAATCACATTCATTATCAGAATTTCTATTTGATTCGCTCGTTCCTCAGGTGGATCTGAGTACTCAAGAAGGCAATGGTAAGTTATACAGTTTAGCTCGACCATTAATAGATAAGATCCCAAGTGAAACTTTACGTCTATATTTATTAAGAGAACTTGGAAGCTTAACGGGAAATCCCGATATTGAGCAAATGGATCGTTTATTTGGTAGAACAGCGGCGAGCCACGAATTATCGTATCAACCAACGATATTACGTCCAACGCCAATGCGTATATTAATTGCCTTATTGATACAAAACCCAGAATTCTCTAAATTAGTACCCCCTCTTGAGGGGTTAAATACAGAAAAAATTGCAGGTTTGTCACTCTTTAGTGAACTTGTTTCCGTTTGCCAAGCACAACCTGGCCTTAATACAGGACAGATTATCGAACTCTACAGAGAGAATAAATTCGGTAAACAGCTTGAAAAATTGGCAATGTGGAACGATATAGATATAGATGAGATTGCAGAAAAAACCTTTACCGACACGTTAGATCATCTTTTTCTAACCGCAATGGACGAACGTTTAAACGCCCTTATTGCAAAAGAGAGAACAGAAGGCCTAACGCAAGATGAACGCGAAGAAGTCCAATTGATAATACAGGCACGCGTTAAAAAGTAA
- a CDS encoding bestrophin family protein, with amino-acid sequence MVIRPNQHWFFRLFDWHGSVLAKIIFRLCLNVIMSIIAILIYQWYEQLGIHLTVAPFSLLGIAIAIFLGFRNNASYSRLVEARTLWGNMLITHRNILRNIKALLPEDKQFNRDFSNLLIAFSWSLKHELRKTNPMVDLYRLLPRPLFDEIMNSPYPTNRILLHIGLKIGELRDNKMISDVIFQSINKDINNLSDVLGGCERISNTPVPFAYTLILQRTVYLFCALLPFALVADLHYMTPFVSVFISYTFLSWDSLAEELEDPFGISANDLPLNAICNTIERNLLEIQDISPLPITVRPDKHYNLL; translated from the coding sequence ATGGTTATACGTCCTAATCAACACTGGTTTTTTCGGTTATTTGATTGGCATGGCTCTGTGCTTGCAAAAATAATATTTCGCTTATGCCTTAATGTTATCATGTCAATTATCGCTATTTTAATTTATCAATGGTATGAACAATTAGGTATACACTTAACTGTTGCTCCCTTTAGTTTGTTGGGTATCGCCATTGCGATATTTCTTGGTTTCAGAAACAATGCAAGCTATAGCCGGTTGGTTGAAGCAAGAACCTTATGGGGTAATATGTTAATTACCCATCGTAATATATTAAGAAACATAAAGGCTTTATTACCTGAAGATAAACAATTCAACCGAGACTTTTCTAATCTATTAATTGCTTTTAGTTGGAGTTTAAAACACGAGTTAAGAAAAACTAATCCAATGGTTGATCTCTACCGTTTATTACCTCGGCCTTTATTTGATGAAATAATGAATAGTCCTTATCCTACCAATCGTATCTTATTACATATTGGTTTAAAAATAGGCGAATTGAGAGATAATAAAATGATAAGTGATGTTATCTTTCAATCAATTAATAAAGATATTAATAACTTATCTGACGTTTTAGGCGGTTGTGAGCGTATCTCAAATACCCCGGTTCCCTTTGCTTATACCTTGATATTACAGCGTACTGTTTATCTATTCTGTGCATTATTGCCTTTTGCTTTAGTAGCCGATCTCCACTACATGACACCATTTGTATCCGTGTTTATCTCTTATACCTTTTTGTCTTGGGATTCATTAGCTGAGGAATTAGAAGATCCTTTTGGTATATCTGCAAATGACTTACCCCTAAATGCTATTTGTAATACGATTGAAAGAAACTTATTAGAAATACAAGATATTAGCCCATTACCGATAACTGTAAGACCAGATAAACATTATAATTTATTGTAA
- a CDS encoding DUF2474 domain-containing protein, translating to MKAIISHFLTIKPVQKKTYWYQQIGWMIIIWSLSVLSLAIIASLFKLLMYSAGMRTH from the coding sequence ATGAAAGCTATCATTAGTCATTTTTTAACGATAAAACCCGTTCAAAAAAAAACATATTGGTACCAACAAATAGGATGGATGATAATTATTTGGAGTTTAAGTGTATTAAGCTTAGCTATTATCGCTTCTTTATTTAAATTATTAATGTACAGTGCCGGAATGAGAACACATTAG
- a CDS encoding cytochrome ubiquinol oxidase subunit I, whose protein sequence is MFGLDAFHLARIQFAFTVSFHIIFPAITIGLASFLALLEGLWLKTKEPSYFTLYQFWIKIFAVNFGMGVVSGLVMAYQFGTNWSGFSQFAGSITGPMLTYEVLTAFFLEAGFLGIMLFGWNKVGRKLHFFATCMVALGTLISTFWILSSNSWMQTPQGYEIENGIVVPVDWLQIIFNPSFPYRLLHMSIGAFLASALFIAACASWLLLKGKDTAAVRKMLSMALWLVLIIAPIQAFVGDAHGLNTLEHQPAKIAAIEGHWDNSSQEATPLILFGLPDMDEEKTKYAIEIPYLGSLILTHSLEKQIPALNTFAPEDRPNSTIIFWSFRIMAGLGMLMIFLGLLSVILRKQKKLYNSPFFLRFTLLMGPTGLIAILAGWFTTEIGRQPWVVYGVQRTKDAVSAHGDLQMSLSLLAFILVYCSVFGIGYFYMMHLMKKGPVELHSVPLIEGEK, encoded by the coding sequence ATGTTTGGGTTAGACGCTTTTCATTTAGCAAGAATACAATTTGCTTTCACGGTCTCTTTTCATATTATTTTTCCTGCTATTACGATAGGACTTGCGAGTTTTTTAGCGCTATTAGAAGGCTTATGGTTAAAAACTAAGGAGCCAAGTTATTTTACGTTATACCAATTTTGGATAAAAATTTTCGCAGTGAATTTCGGAATGGGTGTGGTTTCTGGGTTAGTCATGGCATACCAATTTGGTACAAACTGGAGTGGTTTCTCGCAATTTGCAGGTAGTATTACAGGCCCAATGTTGACTTATGAAGTGCTCACTGCATTTTTTTTAGAAGCTGGGTTTCTTGGTATTATGCTATTCGGATGGAATAAAGTTGGGCGGAAGCTTCATTTTTTTGCTACTTGTATGGTGGCATTAGGAACTCTTATTTCAACGTTTTGGATCTTATCTTCAAACAGCTGGATGCAAACACCACAAGGTTATGAAATAGAAAATGGTATTGTTGTGCCTGTTGATTGGTTACAAATCATTTTTAATCCCTCATTTCCTTATCGCCTATTACATATGTCAATCGGGGCATTTTTAGCCAGTGCTTTATTTATTGCTGCATGTGCGTCATGGCTTTTATTAAAAGGGAAAGATACAGCTGCAGTACGCAAAATGTTATCTATGGCATTATGGTTAGTGTTGATTATTGCACCAATACAGGCTTTTGTAGGTGATGCACATGGTTTAAATACACTAGAACACCAACCCGCAAAAATAGCGGCTATTGAAGGGCATTGGGATAATTCATCACAAGAAGCGACACCACTTATTTTATTTGGTCTTCCAGATATGGATGAAGAAAAAACAAAGTATGCAATAGAGATCCCGTATTTAGGTAGCCTTATTCTTACTCATAGTCTTGAGAAACAAATTCCTGCACTTAATACATTTGCACCAGAAGATAGACCTAATTCCACCATTATATTTTGGTCATTTAGAATAATGGCAGGCCTTGGTATGTTGATGATTTTCCTTGGCCTATTAAGTGTCATTTTACGCAAGCAAAAAAAACTCTATAACTCTCCATTTTTTTTACGATTTACATTATTAATGGGGCCTACGGGATTGATTGCTATCCTTGCCGGTTGGTTTACGACAGAAATTGGTCGCCAGCCTTGGGTGGTTTACGGCGTGCAACGGACTAAAGATGCCGTTTCAGCGCATGGGGATTTGCAAATGAGTTTGAGCTTATTAGCTTTTATTTTGGTTTATTGTTCAGTATTTGGTATCGGTTATTTTTATATGATGCATTTAATGAAAAAGGGCCCTGTTGAATTGCATTCAGTACCATTAATCGAAGGTGAAAAATAA
- the plsY gene encoding glycerol-3-phosphate 1-O-acyltransferase PlsY, giving the protein MSANALGMIIFAYLCGSISSAILICRLARLPDPRKSGSGNPGATNVLRIGGKAAAAAVLICDVLKGMIPVWLAYYLNVPPFYLGIVAIAACLGHIYPVFFHFKGGKGVATAFGAIAAIGWDLSGLIAGTWLLTVLLSGYSSLGAIISALLAPFYVWWFKPEFTYPVALLSCLVLYRHHDNIQRLWRGQESRIWHKLKKKTEKTEKEIIQEAKEQEKED; this is encoded by the coding sequence ATGAGTGCTAACGCACTTGGAATGATCATCTTCGCCTACTTGTGCGGCTCAATCTCCAGCGCGATATTGATTTGCCGATTGGCAAGATTACCTGATCCAAGAAAATCCGGCTCTGGCAATCCCGGAGCGACCAACGTCCTACGTATTGGTGGAAAAGCGGCCGCTGCGGCAGTTCTTATCTGTGACGTCCTAAAAGGGATGATCCCTGTTTGGCTCGCCTATTACTTAAATGTGCCTCCTTTTTACCTTGGCATTGTTGCCATTGCGGCTTGCCTTGGGCATATCTACCCGGTTTTCTTCCACTTTAAGGGCGGAAAAGGGGTTGCAACAGCCTTTGGTGCTATCGCCGCTATTGGTTGGGATTTAAGTGGTCTTATTGCTGGAACTTGGTTACTCACCGTATTACTCAGTGGCTATTCATCACTTGGCGCCATCATCAGCGCATTGCTCGCCCCTTTTTATGTATGGTGGTTTAAGCCAGAATTCACTTATCCTGTTGCTTTACTATCATGTCTGGTACTTTACCGTCATCATGACAATATTCAACGTTTATGGCGAGGTCAAGAGAGCCGGATCTGGCATAAGTTAAAGAAGAAAACTGAAAAAACAGAAAAAGAAATTATTCAAGAAGCGAAAGAGCAAGAAAAAGAAGACTAA
- the folB gene encoding bifunctional dihydroneopterin aldolase/7,8-dihydroneopterin epimerase yields MDIVFIEQLSVITTIGVYDWEKNIKQKLVFDIEMEWDNKRASQTDDVADCLDYASVSSAIIDYVETRRFELVERVAEEVAQLLITQFAVPRVKIKLAKPGAVAQATSVGVIIERKA; encoded by the coding sequence ATGGATATCGTATTTATTGAGCAATTATCAGTAATAACCACAATCGGTGTTTATGATTGGGAAAAAAACATAAAACAAAAATTAGTGTTCGATATCGAAATGGAATGGGATAACAAACGCGCGTCCCAAACTGATGATGTTGCTGATTGTTTAGACTATGCAAGTGTAAGTAGTGCAATTATTGATTATGTTGAGACGCGACGTTTTGAGCTGGTTGAACGTGTCGCAGAAGAAGTGGCACAGCTTTTGATAACGCAATTTGCTGTACCTAGAGTAAAAATAAAATTAGCTAAACCAGGCGCGGTAGCACAAGCGACAAGTGTGGGTGTGATTATTGAGCGTAAAGCTTAA
- the rpsU gene encoding 30S ribosomal protein S21: protein MPVIKVRENEPFDVALRRFKRSCEKAGVLAEVRRREFYEKPTTERKRAKASAVKRHAKKLARENARRTRLY from the coding sequence ATGCCGGTAATCAAAGTACGTGAAAACGAGCCATTTGACGTTGCTCTTCGTCGTTTCAAACGCTCTTGTGAAAAAGCAGGCGTATTAGCAGAAGTTCGTCGTCGTGAGTTTTATGAAAAACCAACGACTGAACGTAAACGCGCTAAAGCATCAGCAGTAAAACGTCACGCTAAAAAATTAGCTCGCGAAAACGCACGTCGTACTCGTCTGTACTAA
- the cydB gene encoding cytochrome d ubiquinol oxidase subunit II encodes MNVDFSIIWFAIIIFSTLMYIIADGFDLGIGIILPFTKDKIQRDTMINSVAPVWDGNETWLVLGGAALYGAFPLAYAVIIEALTIPLTLMLIGLIFRGVAFEFRVNALPKHRLFWDSAFIGGSFLATFCQGITVGAVINGFEVIGRSFSGSALDWLAPFPLFCGFALLITYALLGSSWLIMKTEHQLHRKMCSITVYLAITLLVAIAIVSLWTPLVHEDIAQRWFSLPNLFFLLPAPLFVLACTWGIVRSAYNYGHYLPFLLSLLLVFIGFAGLGVSIFPYIIPPTISIWDAASPVLSQKFMLVGAVIIIPVILMYTSWSYYVFRGKVNPNESYH; translated from the coding sequence ATGAATGTTGATTTTTCGATTATTTGGTTCGCCATCATCATATTTTCTACGCTGATGTATATTATCGCGGATGGATTTGATCTGGGTATTGGTATTATTTTGCCGTTTACGAAAGATAAAATACAAAGAGACACGATGATAAATAGTGTGGCACCAGTATGGGATGGCAATGAAACATGGCTTGTTTTAGGTGGTGCTGCGTTATATGGCGCATTTCCTTTGGCTTATGCTGTGATTATTGAGGCACTGACTATTCCATTAACATTAATGTTAATCGGTCTTATATTTCGTGGTGTGGCTTTTGAGTTTCGTGTTAATGCGTTACCTAAACATCGTCTGTTTTGGGATTCAGCTTTTATTGGTGGCTCCTTTTTAGCAACTTTCTGCCAAGGTATTACGGTTGGTGCAGTAATTAACGGTTTTGAAGTAATTGGGCGTAGCTTTAGTGGCTCTGCACTAGATTGGTTAGCGCCATTTCCTCTCTTTTGTGGTTTTGCCTTGCTAATTACTTATGCACTTTTAGGAAGTTCATGGCTAATAATGAAAACAGAGCATCAACTGCATCGTAAAATGTGTTCTATTACTGTTTATTTAGCGATTACATTATTGGTTGCGATTGCAATAGTCAGTCTATGGACACCTCTAGTACATGAAGATATTGCACAGCGCTGGTTTAGCTTACCTAATTTATTCTTTTTATTACCAGCACCTTTATTCGTATTAGCGTGTACATGGGGCATAGTGCGTAGTGCTTATAACTATGGGCATTATTTGCCATTTTTATTATCACTTTTATTGGTCTTTATCGGTTTTGCTGGATTGGGTGTGAGTATTTTCCCTTATATTATTCCACCAACAATTTCTATTTGGGATGCGGCATCACCCGTTTTAAGTCAGAAATTTATGTTGGTTGGTGCTGTGATTATTATTCCTGTTATTCTTATGTATACCAGTTGGAGCTATTATGTTTTTCGTGGAAAGGTAAACCCAAATGAAAGCTATCATTAG
- a CDS encoding multifunctional CCA addition/repair protein, producing the protein MKIYLVGGAVRDQLLQIPVKDRDWVVVGATPDELLQQGYQQVGKDFPVFLHPDTHEEYALARTERKSGSGYTGFTCYAAPDVTLEDDLARRDLTINAIAYSANSEYIDPYHGIDDINARLLRHVSDAFSEDPLRVLRVARFAARFAPLGFSVAPETLQLMKVMAQSGELNALTAERVWKETEKALESHAPQVYFEVLRQCGALKVLFPEIDALFGVPAPEKWHPEIDTGVHTMMVLSIASQLTDDIAVRFSALCHDLGKGTTPPEKWPHHHGHGPAGVPLVEALCQRYRIPNHIRDLARLTARFHDHIHRIDRMRPSKIIRLFDAIDAWRKPERVEQLAMVSEADARGRLGLENLAYPQRSFLCQAFAIANNVDIKPIIESGLKGSAIREALTKQREVAIIKWKSRLNQDNE; encoded by the coding sequence GTGAAAATATACCTTGTTGGTGGCGCTGTGCGTGACCAATTATTACAGATACCTGTAAAAGACAGAGATTGGGTTGTTGTTGGCGCAACACCCGATGAACTGTTACAACAAGGCTATCAACAAGTTGGCAAAGATTTTCCCGTTTTTCTTCATCCTGATACACATGAAGAATATGCCCTTGCGCGTACGGAAAGAAAATCGGGTTCTGGCTACACGGGATTTACCTGCTACGCCGCACCGGATGTTACCTTAGAAGATGATTTAGCCCGTCGAGATCTCACCATAAACGCTATTGCTTATTCTGCTAATAGCGAATATATCGATCCTTACCACGGCATAGATGACATCAATGCAAGATTACTTCGCCATGTCTCTGACGCATTTTCAGAAGATCCCTTAAGAGTTTTACGTGTTGCACGATTTGCGGCTCGATTTGCGCCTTTAGGTTTTAGCGTAGCACCAGAAACACTACAGTTAATGAAAGTAATGGCGCAAAGTGGCGAACTAAACGCACTAACGGCAGAACGTGTTTGGAAAGAGACTGAAAAAGCCCTTGAGAGCCATGCTCCTCAGGTTTACTTTGAAGTTTTACGCCAGTGCGGTGCTTTAAAGGTTCTTTTTCCCGAAATTGATGCCTTATTTGGCGTACCGGCCCCTGAAAAATGGCATCCTGAAATTGATACAGGCGTTCACACCATGATGGTGCTTAGTATCGCCAGTCAATTAACAGATGATATTGCTGTGCGTTTTAGTGCCTTATGTCATGATCTAGGAAAAGGAACAACCCCACCTGAAAAATGGCCTCATCATCATGGGCATGGTCCTGCTGGCGTACCTTTAGTTGAAGCATTGTGTCAACGATATCGTATTCCAAATCACATTCGTGATTTAGCTCGCTTAACGGCAAGATTTCACGATCATATCCATCGTATTGATAGAATGCGCCCTTCTAAAATTATCCGCTTATTTGATGCCATTGATGCATGGCGAAAACCTGAACGTGTTGAACAATTAGCGATGGTCAGTGAAGCGGATGCTAGAGGACGTCTAGGGTTAGAAAACCTAGCTTATCCACAACGTTCTTTTCTTTGCCAAGCTTTTGCTATAGCAAATAATGTGGATATAAAGCCAATCATTGAAAGTGGATTAAAGGGCAGCGCAATACGAGAAGCATTAACAAAACAACGAGAAGTCGCGATTATAAAATGGAAATCGCGACTTAATCAGGATAACGAATAA
- the rpoD gene encoding RNA polymerase sigma factor RpoD, whose protein sequence is MEQNPQSQLKLLVTKGKEQGYLTYAEVNDHLPEDIVDSDQIEDIIQMINDMGIQVMEEAPDADDLMLAENSNDTDDDAAEAAAQVLSSVESEIGRTTDPVRMYMREMGTVELLTREGEIDIAKRIEDGINQVQCSVAEYPEAITYLLEQYDRVEAGEARLSDLITAFIDPNAEEVAESEVVNLGKSDDEVDDAEDEDEDEDEDGDNDSDSDDDNSIDPELARQKFTELREQYEKTRQTIKAKGRNHKDTELEILLLSEIFKQFRLVPKQFDYLVNNMREMMDRVRTQERHIMRLCVDQVKMPKKNFITLFTGNETNDTWFTAARAMNKPWSEKLAGIEEEVQRSLQKLQQIEVETGLTIEQVKDINRRMSIGEAKARRAKKEMVEANLRLVISIAKKYTNRGLQFLDLIQEGNIGLMKAVDKFEYRRGYKFSTYATWWIRQAITRSIADQARTIRIPVHMIETINKLNRISRQMLQEMGREPSPEELAERMLMPEDKIRKVLKIAKEPISMETPIGDDEDSHLGDFIEDTTLELPLDSATSESLRSATHEVLAGLTLREAKVLRMRFGIDMNTDHTLEEVGKQFDVTRERIRQIEAKALRKLRHPSRSEVLRSFLDE, encoded by the coding sequence ATGGAGCAAAACCCGCAGTCACAGCTGAAGCTACTTGTTACTAAAGGTAAGGAGCAAGGCTACCTGACCTATGCTGAGGTCAATGACCATCTGCCGGAAGATATCGTCGATTCAGATCAAATCGAAGACATCATCCAGATGATTAACGACATGGGCATTCAGGTTATGGAAGAAGCACCTGACGCCGATGATCTGATGCTGGCAGAAAATTCAAATGACACTGATGATGATGCGGCAGAAGCCGCGGCTCAGGTACTTTCTAGTGTAGAATCTGAGATTGGCCGTACAACCGATCCTGTGCGTATGTATATGCGCGAAATGGGTACGGTTGAATTGCTTACCCGGGAAGGTGAAATTGATATCGCAAAACGTATTGAAGATGGTATTAACCAAGTTCAATGCTCTGTTGCTGAATATCCAGAAGCAATTACTTATCTTCTTGAACAATACGATCGTGTTGAAGCTGGTGAAGCACGTCTTTCTGACTTAATTACTGCGTTTATTGACCCAAATGCCGAAGAAGTGGCAGAGAGTGAAGTGGTCAATTTAGGCAAAAGTGATGATGAAGTTGACGATGCTGAAGACGAAGATGAAGACGAAGATGAAGATGGCGATAATGACAGCGATAGCGATGATGATAACAGCATCGATCCTGAATTAGCTCGCCAAAAATTTACTGAGCTTCGTGAACAATACGAGAAAACTCGCCAGACTATCAAGGCCAAAGGTCGTAATCACAAAGATACAGAACTTGAGATCTTATTGTTATCTGAAATTTTCAAACAGTTCCGTTTAGTACCGAAACAGTTTGATTATCTGGTTAACAACATGCGTGAGATGATGGACAGAGTTCGTACTCAAGAACGTCACATCATGCGTCTTTGTGTTGATCAAGTTAAAATGCCTAAGAAAAACTTCATTACGCTGTTTACAGGTAACGAAACCAATGACACATGGTTCACTGCTGCTCGTGCAATGAATAAACCTTGGTCTGAAAAACTGGCAGGTATTGAAGAAGAAGTACAACGCAGCTTACAAAAACTGCAGCAAATTGAAGTTGAAACTGGTCTGACAATCGAACAGGTTAAAGATATTAACCGTCGTATGTCTATCGGTGAAGCAAAAGCTCGTCGTGCGAAAAAAGAGATGGTTGAAGCGAACTTACGTTTAGTTATCTCTATCGCAAAAAAATATACCAACCGTGGCTTACAGTTCCTTGACTTGATCCAAGAAGGGAATATCGGTCTGATGAAAGCGGTTGATAAATTTGAATACCGTCGTGGTTATAAATTCTCAACTTACGCAACATGGTGGATCCGCCAAGCAATTACTCGTTCAATCGCTGATCAGGCACGTACAATTCGTATCCCTGTTCACATGATTGAAACGATTAATAAGCTAAACCGTATCTCTCGCCAAATGTTGCAAGAGATGGGACGTGAGCCTTCACCAGAAGAGCTTGCAGAACGCATGCTGATGCCTGAAGATAAAATCCGTAAGGTACTGAAAATCGCTAAAGAACCAATCTCCATGGAAACCCCAATCGGTGACGATGAAGATTCACATTTAGGTGATTTTATCGAGGATACTACTCTCGAATTACCACTGGATTCTGCAACATCAGAAAGCTTACGTTCAGCAACTCACGAAGTGTTAGCTGGTTTAACATTACGTGAAGCTAAAGTCCTGCGTATGCGTTTTGGTATTGATATGAATACAGACCATACCTTAGAAGAAGTGGGTAAACAGTTTGATGTTACCCGTGAACGTATTCGTCAGATTGAAGCGAAGGCACTGCGTAAATTACGCCACCCAAGCCGTTCTGAAGTATTACGTAGCTTCCTTGACGAGTAA